Within the Deinococcus peraridilitoris DSM 19664 genome, the region ACGCTTATTCCACTCGTCCCTCTCGCTCGCCTGGAGCGGCGCCATGCTCCAGTGGACGCACGCTGCCGACTCATCAGGTTTTTTGTAATACAAATTACCACAAGGATAGGAAAACTGAGGGGAACTGGAGATGGTAGGGTGGGAATAGAAAAGCTAAGTGGCACATGTCAAAGGAGGGCTACGATGGAATCACGAGTGTACACCGCATCAATTACTGCAAAGGGACGAGTTGTAGTTCCCCAACCGCTCCGAGAATCCCTCAAAGTCAAGGAAGGTGACACTATCCTCTTCATTGAAGACGAGGTTGGCATCCGCGTCACCACCCGAGCCGCCCTGGTTCAGGAACTCGCCGGGAGCCTGGCTGAAGACGACGGGCGCGACTTCACCAGTGAACTCCTGCAGGAACGCCGCGAGGAAGCCGAGCGCGAAAAGGGACACGAGTGAGTGCCCGTCCTCTGCTGCTGGATGCGAGCGCCCTGATGGCCTTCTTCCGCAAGGAGCCCGGCTGGGAAGTGGTAGCCCAGGCCCTCACCGACCGGCACTGCCTGATCAGCAGCGCGAACGTCGTCGAGGCTGAAGGCAAGCTCGTCAGCGACGGCACGTTCACCGTGGATCGGGTGCGCCGCCGTTTCGGCGTCCTCACGCAGGTGCTCGAAGTCGTGCCCTTTCCCAGCGCCGCTCAGCATGCTGCCAGCTTCTACTATGCCCGGCGCCGCCCCTACAACCTCAGCCTCGGAGACGCCCTGTGCCTCGCCACTGCTGAACACCACGGCGCTGATGCCCTCACGGCTGAGAGCGCTTGGGCCAGCCTGCCCGACCTGCCCGTCCAGATACAAGTCATCCGGTGAGCAGTTGGAAATAAGGAATTTCCAGCCGAGGGCCGTCCGAGGCCACCGTTCAGCCTGCGTAGCGGGACGCACGACTCAGCGTCGCAAGAGTTGTCTGAACTCAAAATTGCGGGCTGACCGGACCATCTTGAAGGCTTTCAGCACGACTACTGGAGCCTGCGATAAGACACTGGTTGCGACAACTGCTCTTATCGCAACCAAAAAGAGCGTAAGCTGAGTGGACCCATGACCCTCGTGCCGTACGCTGCGACACCCCTCGCGCGCGCAATGCCCCTGACCGCCCTGCCCGAAGACGAACTGCGCCGCCGTGCCGTGACCTGGGCCCGCGACCGCGAATTTGACGGCCTGTGGCAGCTCACGGAAGCGTACCTGACCGTGTATGGCCCCAACGGTGGCCAGGTCAGTGCCCACACCCTGCGAGACTACAAACGCGGCGTCCGGGTGCTGCTCGATGAAGGGCAGTTCGACCTGCTGCGGCCTGGCCGTGACGCGGGCGCCCTGTACCTGCGCAGCCTCGAGAATGAAACGGCCTCAAGGCGCGCCTTGCGACCATCCACCGTGCAGAACCGCCTCGCGGCCGCCAAGTGGCTGTACCGGGCCTTGCGCTGGGCGGGCGCGACCACAGCGGATCCCTTCGAACATCCCCGGCCGGTGAAGGACACGGTCGATCCGTCCGACAAACGCGACGCCTACACGCAGGATGAACTCGAGCGTCTGTTGCAGATCGCCGGGCCGCGCGACCGGGTGATCATCCTGCTGTGCGCCTACGCCGGGCTGCGCAACAGTGAAGTGCGCGCCCTGCGCTGGGACGACATCGACTTCGCACGCCAGCAGTTGACCGTGCAACGTGGCAAAGGACGCAAGCCGCGCAGCGTCACCCTGGCGCTCACCTTGACGCGCGCCCTGCGGGCCTTGCCCAGACGGCCGGACGGGCTGGTGATCGGCTTGAGTTCCTACGGGCTGCGCAAACGAGTCAGGAAACTGGCGGTGATCGCGGAGATTCCCGAGAAGGCGCTGCGTGGGCGTGGCGTGCACGCTTTGCGGCATTACGCGGGCGTGCGCCTGATCGAGGAAACCAACGACCTCGACCTAGTTGCGCAGTTCCTCGGTCATGCGAACATCCAGACCACCCGAACGTACACCAAGCGGGCCGATAAACGCCAGAAGAAAAGCGTGGGTGTGTGGTAGTCAACCGAGGTCACCTTGGTGCTCAGCCTTCACTGCACCACGGATCCACCCGCCAGCAAGCCCCGGCAATGATGCCGGGGCCTCCATGGCATCACTTACCGGTTGAGGCGCTCACGCAGCATCAACAGCAGTTTGCGTTGCGTGTCCTCGTCGTGCAGGGTCAGGCTGATCCAGGCGGCGACGAGCATGTCGGCGGAGGGCTTGCGACCGATGCGTTTCTTGTTGGTCAATAAGAACGCTTCCAGTTCGTCCTTGAGGCTTTCCGGGACACGCCCGGTAATGCCGACCTTGCGTTCCTGAAGACTCGACAGCTCATCGAGTTCGGCGAGTGCGTCCCGGACGCCAGACTGCTCTACCGCCGCTTCGGCAGCCTCAGTCATCTGGGCGGTCTCCCGCTCAGCAGGTTTGGCTGATCTGGTCCCCGGAGCCGTTTTGCCTGCTGACGCCTTGCGCCCTCTTGCTGGTGGCGTCCCGCGTGCTGTGGCTTGATCGACAGGCTCACTTTCGACGGGAGCATCGGCGGTGTCACGATTTCCTCTCAGGTGTCCGAAAGTCACAAGGCACCTGCAGGCGCGGCCAGGCGCAACTCGTCGAATACCCGCTCGTAATCGTACCAGCCGAGCCGGCCGTACTTGCCCATGTTGCTCGCAAGTTTGCCACTGTTGACGGCGTGCTTGAAATCTTCGGTGTGGCGGACGGTCTGCCTGATCGTTTTCACGCCCAGTTCCTCGATTTCACGGCGCGCCTCTTCCACGAGCCTTTTGTTGTGCGGGGTTGTCTGCACGAACAGTGCGCGCAGCTTGGCGAGCGTGGGGTCGACGGTTTTGATGGCGTCTGCTGTCTGGAGCATACTCTCGAGGGTCATCATTTCGACGATGGCGGGCACGACCAACACGTCCGCGTCGTTGTAGGCGTCGATGATGCCGTCACCGGTCAAGCCACCTTTCTGGTCGATGACAAAATGCTCATGGCTGCGCGCCAGGCGCAGTGAGCCGCCATAGTCCGTCACGGTGAAGGGAAGCTGCTCTCCCCCACGAGCTTTCCACGAGATCGAGTGCTTCGCGTCGTCCATGTCGATCAGCAAAGTCTTGCCGTGACGTGCGAGCAGCGCGCTCAGGTGGATGGCCGAGGTAGTTTTTCCACAGCCTCCTTTTTTTGATGTGAGCGATATAACCATCAGTTCATTGTGACACATCTCTGGCTGATCCTTGCTGGACCTGATGCGAGAGCAGAATACGTACCGATAATGCACAATTGCAGACTTCTGCAAAATGAACCAATATTCTGCATTTGCAGAATATTGAACTACCAAGCTTTACACTCCGCCGACTTTTTAAACCATATACTGCCTGTCTCCATGGCAGGCCCTATACAGCCGTAAATCCCTGCAGAAAGCCCAGTGGACTGTTACGCGGGAGATTGCCAATAGCGGCGGTTGAGCCAGCGAGCCGTCTGCGTAGGATAAACAATCGCCTAGCGCAGGTTAACCGTCGCGCCGTCATCTTCCACTTGCGTGCGGAGCACGTCATCACCTTCAGGAACGCCACGTGACGCCCAGCATGGTAGTGCCCGCACGCGCGGCGCGTCTGAAGATTCGTCCAGGATGATCACGGCAATGTCCGCCAGGGCGATGGTTTGCTCCTGTACAGGGGGGAAGTCCACCCACCAGTGCAGGGTTCGCCGGTCGGGGTCGACGCGGCTGCCGATCCGCTGGTCGCGGACAATCAAATACAAGGACATGCTCAAGTACAGGCTGCCCAGCCCGCCGAACGCCAAAGCGAGCAGGGGTGGGCCGTTCATGCTGAAGGCGAGCACCACGAACCCCGCGCTCAGGACGATGGTGAAGTAGTGGGGTGGCCAGGTCCGCGCGCCGCTCACAGGAGAGGGACACAGGTCGGGCAGGAGGGTGCCGCATGCCTTAAGGATACGCAGACAAGTACAGTGAGCCGTGCGAAGACCAATCGTCGAGCGTTTCAGGGACGGTGTGGGCTCTGCCGTTGTCGGATCGAGACCGTCAGCCAACGACTGTAAGAATGATCCCACCCTGTTTCTCCTTCAGCTGCACAGACCTTGGCCGCATGACGCAGCTGTCCAACATCACGTCCATGCCCTGCACGCTCTCGCGGTCCACCCGCGCGCATCACCTGCAAGGGGTGTGCCATTCGGTGCGTGGTGTTCACGTCGAACGTGCAGATCACGCCGTCCGCACCGACGTTCAGTGGGTAAACCCAGGGTACGGACCGCCGCGCCTTCCGAGGCTGCGCGCAGTCGTCATCGCAGAAATACGCTACAGGAACCGAATTTTCATGTTTCAGTCTGGTTTTGAAGGGAGGTGAGCTGTCAGCAGCTCGGCCAGAGTTGAAAGCACCTCGACATGATCGGCCCCACCAGCGCCTCCGGACAACTGTTTCGCACGTAACGCTTCGTCAAGCCACACGAGCGGTTCCGTCGCGGCAACTACCCGCGCGGACCTCAGTACCCCACAACTTGGATTGAGTGGTGTGCTGGAGCGGGAAAAGGCTGCATGACAAGCGCCAAAAGTGTCAGGCAGTCACTCGTGTCCCAACGCAAAGAAGCGGAAAGAAGCTCCAGGCCGTACCTGACGAGGCTCACTGCACGGCGTCCGTGTTTTTTGCGTTTGATGGGCCGCTGCTGGTGACACCACACGCCGACACGCAAACACCATGCCAAAGCCAGCGTGACTACCCCGAACAAGCGTTCCAGCCGATCCGGCCTGGTCATGGCACTCGCCTCCAGGTCGAAGCCTCTGGATTTCTGAGTGCTGAAGGTACACTCCACGGTCCAGCGCAAACGATACACCGCCCGCGTCTCGTCGATCTTCAGGTCGGTCGCCAGGGCGAGCAGTTCCCCGGCGTCGGTGCGGGTGACGACCAGTTGCATGACGTTGCCGTACACATTCGCTTTTTCGAGCAGCGCGACCACTTGTCCGGGCTGCACGTACCCCCAGCCCTCGTCGAGCCGCACGTCGTCGATCCGAGCGTCACCTCGGATGCGCAGGCAGCGTTTGATGCCGCGCCGCCTCAGAAACGTGAACCACGCCGCCCCGACGAACTCACGGTCGGCAACCAGAACACGCCACCGCTTCGCGGGCAAGACCTTGAGAAGTTGAGCGACCAAACGCTCACGCACTCCGGTGTCGCTGCTACCCCCGTGCGGCAAGGCCATCCACACGAGGGGCAAGGTGAAGCCTTCAAGCACTACGCCCAGCACAAGGAGGTTCAGGTCGGCTTCGCCGTGTTCCCAGTTCGTGCGGTCCATGGTCATGACCAGCTTCTCGTCGGGCAGCAGTGGCACGAGGAGCTTCAAGAAAACGTCGCGATCGAGCTGAGGGTCGTGTAGGCAGCGCTCGACTCGGCGCAGCTTGCTGACGGCACCGACTGTGCCGGGCAGATGGAGGGCAAGCTGGGCGTGCTTGGTCGAGCGAGCTTGAATCAGGGCGGTGACGACGTCGGCGAGGCGTTGCAGGGTATCTCGGCGTAGGAATGGCAGATGGTGCTTGATGACCTCGCCGAGCTTGGTAGGATCAGCCAGAGCGGCTTCTTGGAGCGACACACTCCCTTGATGCCGCTCTTCTTGTGTCTACGCTGCGATCAAATCGCCCTTCAGGACGTTACCCGAACCAAGTTGTGGGGTACTGAGCGCGCGGACTCAACGAGCGCTTCGAGGGGTGCGGGAATCCAGGCCAGCAGCATGCCAGTCGTGTCGAAAGAAACGAACGCGAACCAGGTGTCCCACGGAGGGAGGTAGATGTTATCAATAACGCCGT harbors:
- a CDS encoding AbrB/MazE/SpoVT family DNA-binding domain-containing protein — encoded protein: MDLYNRSKGTHFSHELEYVSKAGRGNIQLDGRGHETLIPLVPLARLERRHAPVDARCRLIRFFVIQITTRIGKLRGTGDGRVGIEKLSGTCQRRATMESRVYTASITAKGRVVVPQPLRESLKVKEGDTILFIEDEVGIRVTTRAALVQELAGSLAEDDGRDFTSELLQERREEAEREKGHE
- a CDS encoding PIN domain-containing protein, translating into MSARPLLLDASALMAFFRKEPGWEVVAQALTDRHCLISSANVVEAEGKLVSDGTFTVDRVRRRFGVLTQVLEVVPFPSAAQHAASFYYARRRPYNLSLGDALCLATAEHHGADALTAESAWASLPDLPVQIQVIR
- a CDS encoding tyrosine-type recombinase/integrase is translated as MTLVPYAATPLARAMPLTALPEDELRRRAVTWARDREFDGLWQLTEAYLTVYGPNGGQVSAHTLRDYKRGVRVLLDEGQFDLLRPGRDAGALYLRSLENETASRRALRPSTVQNRLAAAKWLYRALRWAGATTADPFEHPRPVKDTVDPSDKRDAYTQDELERLLQIAGPRDRVIILLCAYAGLRNSEVRALRWDDIDFARQQLTVQRGKGRKPRSVTLALTLTRALRALPRRPDGLVIGLSSYGLRKRVRKLAVIAEIPEKALRGRGVHALRHYAGVRLIEETNDLDLVAQFLGHANIQTTRTYTKRADKRQKKSVGVW
- a CDS encoding ParA family protein — encoded protein: MVISLTSKKGGCGKTTSAIHLSALLARHGKTLLIDMDDAKHSISWKARGGEQLPFTVTDYGGSLRLARSHEHFVIDQKGGLTGDGIIDAYNDADVLVVPAIVEMMTLESMLQTADAIKTVDPTLAKLRALFVQTTPHNKRLVEEARREIEELGVKTIRQTVRHTEDFKHAVNSGKLASNMGKYGRLGWYDYERVFDELRLAAPAGAL
- a CDS encoding IS4 family transposase, with the translated sequence MSLQEAALADPTKLGEVIKHHLPFLRRDTLQRLADVVTALIQARSTKHAQLALHLPGTVGAVSKLRRVERCLHDPQLDRDVFLKLLVPLLPDEKLVMTMDRTNWEHGEADLNLLVLGVVLEGFTLPLVWMALPHGGSSDTGVRERLVAQLLKVLPAKRWRVLVADREFVGAAWFTFLRRRGIKRCLRIRGDARIDDVRLDEGWGYVQPGQVVALLEKANVYGNVMQLVVTRTDAGELLALATDLKIDETRAVYRLRWTVECTFSTQKSRGFDLEASAMTRPDRLERLFGVVTLALAWCLRVGVWCHQQRPIKRKKHGRRAVSLVRYGLELLSASLRWDTSDCLTLLALVMQPFPAPAHHSIQVVGY